The following are encoded in a window of Thermoanaerobacter ethanolicus JW 200 genomic DNA:
- a CDS encoding DHH family phosphoesterase, with translation MILIDAINHIKDAKSVIVVSHIAPDGDAIGTVTGMYKVLKKMGKEVDVFIDDEIPEMYYFVPNVEKISRPFYKEADVVLIFDCADEERLGSTKELLKTSAVTINIDHHISNTLYAKLNYVDTNAAATAEIAYQIVKLLGVEFDEEIATSFYTAILTDSGGFMYESTTSITHQIAGDLINNGAKFKEIGDKVFNTLKFNKAKLLGRALNSLTLYKDGRVAYMEILKKDFQETNTNLSHIENIITYARNIEGVEVAVLLVEKEGEIKISLRSKEKIDVNKIANIFDGGGHVRAAGCSIKGNIGEAKEKILQAIFKELEG, from the coding sequence TTGATATTAATTGATGCAATAAATCACATAAAAGATGCTAAAAGTGTAATTGTAGTATCTCACATTGCACCCGATGGAGATGCTATAGGCACTGTTACAGGAATGTATAAAGTATTAAAAAAAATGGGAAAAGAAGTAGATGTATTCATAGATGACGAAATCCCTGAAATGTACTACTTTGTTCCTAATGTAGAGAAAATATCAAGACCATTTTATAAAGAGGCAGACGTGGTTTTGATTTTTGACTGTGCTGATGAAGAAAGATTGGGCAGTACCAAAGAACTTTTAAAAACTTCTGCTGTAACTATTAATATTGACCATCACATTTCAAATACTTTGTATGCCAAATTGAATTATGTAGATACTAACGCAGCAGCGACAGCAGAAATAGCCTATCAAATTGTTAAATTGTTAGGAGTAGAATTTGATGAAGAAATAGCTACAAGTTTCTATACAGCGATTTTGACAGATAGTGGTGGATTTATGTACGAATCAACTACTTCTATAACTCATCAAATAGCTGGAGACTTAATAAACAATGGCGCTAAATTTAAAGAAATAGGAGATAAAGTTTTTAATACTCTCAAATTCAACAAAGCAAAACTTTTAGGAAGAGCCTTAAATAGCCTTACATTATATAAAGATGGAAGAGTTGCTTATATGGAAATTTTAAAAAAAGACTTCCAAGAAACAAACACAAACCTTTCACATATAGAAAATATTATCACTTATGCTAGAAATATTGAAGGAGTAGAAGTAGCGGTACTTTTAGTTGAAAAAGAAGGAGAGATAAAAATTAGTTTAAGGTCAAAAGAAAAAATAGATGTAAATAAAATTGCAAATATTTTTGACGGTGGAGGCCATGTAAGAGCTGCTGGATGTAGCATCAAAGGAAATATTGGAGAAGCCAAAGAAAAAATTTTACAGGCAATATTCAAAGAATTAGAGGGATAA
- a CDS encoding YlmC/YmxH family sporulation protein produces the protein MRLSEFGNKEIVNLTDGRRWGLVEDSDLVIDEETGRIHSIIVYESKGLFRGKTNYIEISWDSIRKIGDDMLIVEFEEKKRRFY, from the coding sequence ATGCGGTTAAGCGAATTTGGAAATAAAGAAATTGTAAATTTAACGGATGGAAGAAGATGGGGATTAGTAGAAGATTCAGATTTAGTTATTGATGAAGAAACAGGAAGGATTCATTCAATAATAGTATATGAATCAAAAGGTTTATTTAGAGGAAAGACAAACTATATTGAAATAAGTTGGGACTCTATAAGAAAAATTGGTGACGATATGCTTATTGTGGAATTCGAAGAAAAGAAAAGACGGTTTTATTAA
- the rbfA gene encoding 30S ribosome-binding factor RbfA: MQSRNSRLSEEMKREISKMILEEIKDPRIKAMVSITDIEVTKDLRYAKVYVSIYGSEEDKQETFEGLKSAAGYIRHEIGRRIKMRYTPEIIFELDRSIEYGAHISEILKELNKQEGDGN; the protein is encoded by the coding sequence ATGCAGTCCAGGAATAGTCGACTTTCAGAAGAAATGAAAAGAGAAATAAGTAAAATGATTTTAGAAGAAATTAAAGACCCAAGAATTAAAGCAATGGTTAGTATAACTGACATAGAAGTTACTAAAGATTTGAGATATGCTAAAGTTTATGTAAGTATTTATGGAAGTGAAGAAGATAAACAAGAAACTTTTGAAGGGCTAAAAAGTGCAGCTGGCTACATCAGACACGAAATTGGAAGAAGAATAAAAATGAGATATACTCCTGAAATTATCTTTGAATTGGATCGATCAATAGAATACGGAGCTCACATTTCTGAAATATTAAAAGAACTAAACAAGCAAGAGGGTGATGGTAATTGA
- a CDS encoding ClpP family protease — protein MSNFLKNEETEQPQTLPHVQENLKNLGQTNVPNFESNIHCLTIIGQIEGHMILPPQNKTTKYEHIIPQLVAIEENPNIKGVLILLNTVGGDVEAGLAIAEMIASLSKPTVSIVLGGGHSIGVPLAVSANYSYIVPSATMTIHPIRMTGLIVGVPQTFDYFNKMQDRIVEFIVRNSKIKRDTFMKLMLKTGELANDIGTILVGKEAVDYGLIDEIGGIKEALKRLHNMIEEREKKKGEE, from the coding sequence ATGAGCAATTTTTTAAAAAATGAAGAAACAGAACAACCTCAGACTTTACCACATGTTCAGGAGAATTTAAAAAATTTAGGCCAGACAAACGTACCTAATTTTGAAAGCAATATTCATTGTCTTACTATAATAGGGCAAATTGAAGGCCACATGATACTGCCTCCACAAAACAAAACCACAAAATATGAACACATAATACCACAATTGGTAGCAATAGAAGAAAACCCTAATATAAAAGGAGTTTTGATTTTATTAAATACTGTAGGAGGAGATGTGGAAGCAGGTCTTGCTATTGCAGAAATGATAGCAAGCCTTTCTAAGCCTACTGTATCTATAGTATTAGGTGGAGGTCACAGTATCGGGGTGCCTTTAGCAGTTTCAGCAAATTATTCTTACATAGTGCCAAGTGCTACCATGACAATACACCCTATCAGAATGACAGGATTAATAGTAGGAGTTCCCCAAACTTTTGATTATTTCAACAAAATGCAAGATAGAATAGTAGAGTTTATTGTGCGAAATTCAAAAATAAAAAGAGATACTTTTATGAAGCTTATGCTTAAAACTGGAGAATTAGCCAACGACATAGGAACAATCTTAGTTGGAAAAGAAGCAGTAGATTACGGTTTGATTGACGAAATAGGGGGTATCAAAGAAGCTTTAAAGAGGTTACACAATATGATAGAAGAAAGAGAAAAAAAGAAAGGTGAAGAATAA
- a CDS encoding M16 family metallopeptidase, giving the protein MYEQKIIEGVKVVTCKIPHAYSVYIGIWIKAGSMYEHKAINGISHFIEHMVFKGSKLRSAKQIAEEMDSIGGQLNGFTEKESTCFYIKVLNTHVKQGLDILFDMVFNPAFKEEDIEKEKQVIFEEILTELDSPEDVAYNLLAKTIWKGHPLSFPVLGTFSTIKKLNKEQIVNYYNAHYNKDNIVISIAGNFGDDIYEILQKYLSKIQKTNVISQLTSPIWHKNKAFYEKDFEQVNLCIGLPGITYDLRKVYALAVINNAFGGGMSSRLFQKIREDKGLVYSIYSYPSTYHHAGVFSIFASMNANNFRKVYDLILQEIEEVYSKGLAKEEIDKFKEQLRINVLMDLDSISSRMSTIGKSMLLFNKVHTVEEILQTIDNLTYEEINDLAKKIINPDDMSIAVVGKLNKRDKGWLENVHNT; this is encoded by the coding sequence ATGTACGAACAAAAGATTATTGAAGGAGTAAAAGTTGTAACTTGTAAAATTCCTCACGCATATTCTGTATACATAGGGATATGGATTAAAGCAGGTTCTATGTACGAACATAAAGCTATAAACGGAATATCTCATTTTATAGAACACATGGTTTTTAAAGGTTCTAAGCTAAGAAGTGCAAAGCAAATTGCGGAAGAAATGGATAGTATTGGTGGACAGTTAAACGGCTTTACTGAAAAAGAAAGTACCTGTTTTTATATAAAAGTCTTAAATACTCACGTAAAACAAGGTCTTGATATACTTTTTGATATGGTATTTAACCCTGCCTTTAAAGAAGAAGACATAGAAAAGGAAAAGCAAGTCATCTTTGAAGAAATATTGACAGAATTAGATTCTCCTGAAGACGTAGCTTATAATCTTTTAGCAAAAACAATATGGAAAGGACATCCCTTGTCTTTCCCTGTACTTGGTACTTTTTCTACTATTAAAAAGCTAAACAAAGAACAAATTGTAAATTATTATAATGCCCATTATAACAAAGATAACATAGTCATTTCTATAGCAGGAAATTTTGGCGATGATATCTATGAAATACTGCAAAAATATTTATCAAAAATTCAAAAAACTAATGTTATTTCTCAATTAACTTCTCCAATTTGGCATAAAAACAAAGCTTTTTATGAAAAAGATTTTGAACAGGTAAATTTATGTATTGGTTTACCTGGGATAACTTATGACTTAAGGAAAGTATATGCATTAGCCGTCATTAATAATGCTTTTGGTGGAGGAATGAGTTCAAGACTATTTCAAAAAATAAGAGAAGATAAGGGATTGGTTTACTCGATTTATTCTTATCCTTCTACCTATCACCATGCTGGGGTTTTTTCTATTTTTGCTAGTATGAACGCTAATAATTTTAGAAAGGTATATGACTTAATTTTGCAAGAAATAGAAGAGGTGTATTCAAAAGGTTTAGCAAAAGAAGAGATTGATAAATTTAAAGAGCAACTTCGCATAAATGTATTAATGGATTTAGACAGTATAAGCAGTAGAATGAGCACAATAGGAAAATCCATGCTTTTATTTAATAAAGTGCATACTGTAGAGGAAATACTTCAAACAATAGATAACTTAACTTACGAGGAAATAAATGACTTAGCTAAAAAAATTATAAATCCTGATGACATGAGCATAGCCGTGGTTGGAAAACTAAACAAAAGAGATAAAGGGTGGTTAGAAAATGTCCATAATACTTAA
- a CDS encoding polyribonucleotide nucleotidyltransferase, with amino-acid sequence MEERTFEMELAGRKLLVQIGKVAQQANGAAWVKYGDTVVLVTACASKEPREGIDFFPLTVEYEERLYSVGKIPGGFIKREGKPSEKAILSARLIDRPIRPLFPHGYRNDVQVIATVLSVDPDVQPEIVAMIGSSVALSISDIPFNGPTGAVAVGLVDGQFIINPNHEQREKSLMHLVVSGTKDAIVMVEAGAKEIPEETMLDAIMYAHEYIKQIVEFIEGIVKEVGVPKSEVILHEIDKDLEEKVRAYATEKIYNALRTAEKKERNDNLDKVEQEVLEHFKEEYPDNLADIDEVLYNIMKEQMRKMITEERIRVDGRGLDDIRPIWCEVGVLPRTHGSAIFTRGQTQVLTVATLGALGDIQILDGIGDEEAKRYMHHYNFPPYSVGEVRPLRGPGRREIGHGALAERALEPVIPSEEEFPYTIRLVSEVLSSNGSTSQASVCGSTLALMDAGVPIKAPVAGVAMGLIKEGDVVSVLTDIQGIEDFLGDMDFKVAGTEKGITAIQMDIKIPGIDKEILKMALEKARRGRLYILNKMLEVIKEPRKQLSVYAPRVIRMVVDPEKIREIIGPGGKTISKIIAETGVKIDIEEDGRLYITASDLRSGERAKQMIEAITKDIAVGEIYLGKVLRITPFGAFVEIAPGKEGLVHISKLSKKRVQKVEDVVKVGDDILVKVTDIDKLGRISLSRKDALPDEEEEERN; translated from the coding sequence ATGGAAGAACGAACTTTTGAAATGGAACTAGCCGGGAGAAAGTTGTTAGTCCAGATAGGAAAAGTAGCTCAACAAGCAAATGGAGCAGCTTGGGTAAAATACGGAGACACTGTCGTTCTAGTTACTGCCTGTGCTTCCAAAGAACCCCGAGAAGGAATTGACTTTTTTCCTTTAACTGTTGAGTACGAAGAAAGATTGTACTCTGTCGGTAAAATTCCTGGTGGTTTCATAAAAAGAGAAGGGAAACCTAGTGAAAAGGCAATTCTCTCTGCTCGGTTAATTGACAGACCAATTAGGCCTTTATTTCCCCATGGTTATAGAAATGATGTACAAGTTATAGCTACAGTTTTATCTGTTGACCCTGACGTACAACCAGAAATAGTCGCAATGATTGGTTCGTCTGTTGCTCTTTCAATTTCTGATATTCCTTTTAATGGTCCTACAGGAGCGGTAGCAGTAGGATTAGTCGATGGGCAATTTATAATTAATCCTAACCATGAGCAAAGAGAAAAAAGCTTAATGCATTTAGTGGTTTCAGGAACGAAAGATGCTATTGTAATGGTGGAAGCAGGGGCAAAAGAGATTCCTGAAGAAACTATGCTAGATGCTATAATGTATGCTCACGAATATATCAAACAGATTGTAGAGTTTATAGAAGGAATAGTTAAAGAAGTAGGTGTTCCGAAAAGCGAAGTAATTTTACATGAAATAGACAAAGACCTAGAAGAAAAAGTAAGAGCCTATGCAACAGAAAAAATATACAATGCGTTAAGAACAGCAGAAAAGAAAGAGAGAAACGACAACTTAGATAAAGTTGAACAAGAAGTTTTAGAGCACTTTAAAGAAGAATATCCTGATAATCTTGCTGATATAGATGAAGTACTTTACAATATAATGAAAGAACAAATGCGAAAAATGATAACAGAGGAAAGAATAAGAGTAGATGGCAGGGGCCTTGACGACATAAGACCAATATGGTGCGAAGTAGGAGTGCTACCCAGAACTCACGGTTCTGCGATTTTCACAAGAGGACAAACTCAAGTGCTTACAGTAGCAACATTAGGTGCATTAGGAGATATTCAGATTTTAGATGGCATAGGAGATGAAGAAGCAAAAAGATATATGCATCATTACAATTTTCCACCCTACAGTGTTGGAGAAGTAAGGCCTCTAAGAGGTCCTGGTAGAAGGGAAATTGGTCATGGAGCTTTAGCAGAAAGGGCTTTAGAACCGGTGATTCCTTCTGAAGAGGAATTTCCCTATACTATAAGATTAGTGTCAGAAGTTTTAAGTTCCAATGGTTCTACTTCTCAAGCTAGTGTTTGTGGCAGTACTTTAGCTTTAATGGATGCAGGAGTTCCAATAAAAGCTCCAGTTGCAGGAGTTGCTATGGGGCTTATCAAAGAAGGAGATGTAGTTTCTGTACTCACTGATATACAAGGAATTGAAGACTTTTTAGGGGATATGGACTTCAAAGTAGCAGGCACAGAAAAAGGAATCACAGCGATACAAATGGATATAAAAATTCCTGGAATTGACAAAGAAATTTTGAAAATGGCTTTAGAAAAGGCCCGAAGGGGCAGACTATACATTCTCAACAAAATGTTAGAAGTTATAAAAGAACCGAGAAAACAGTTATCAGTATACGCACCTCGTGTTATAAGGATGGTAGTTGACCCTGAAAAAATTAGAGAAATAATCGGACCTGGTGGCAAAACCATAAGTAAAATTATTGCAGAAACGGGAGTAAAAATTGATATTGAAGAAGATGGCAGGTTATACATTACTGCTTCTGATTTGAGATCTGGCGAAAGAGCTAAGCAAATGATTGAGGCTATAACAAAAGATATAGCAGTAGGAGAAATTTATTTAGGAAAAGTGCTTAGAATAACACCCTTTGGAGCTTTTGTAGAAATTGCTCCTGGTAAAGAAGGACTTGTCCACATCTCTAAGCTATCAAAAAAACGGGTACAAAAAGTAGAAGATGTAGTAAAAGTTGGCGATGACATATTGGTAAAAGTCACAGATATAGACAAACTCGGAAGAATAAGCCTTTCAAGAAAAGACGCATTGCCTGATGAAGAGGAAGAAGAAAGAAACTAA
- the dapG gene encoding aspartate kinase: MKILVQKFGGTSVSTPERREMATSKVIEAVKNGFSVVVVVSAMGRNGDPYATDTLINMVKSIDSNISKRELDLLMNCGEIISSVTFAATLSKKGYKAKVFTGGQAGIITDDNFGNAEIIKVEPTRLLESLKEGIIPVVAGFQGITEEGDLTTLGRGGSDTTAALLGEALKASAVEIYTDVDGIMTADPRIVSKAHILKKISYNEVFQFAEQGAKVVHPRAVEIAMRGNIPLVIKNTMSDSPGTIITQYNEAYDNIYDIDKLVTGIANMDHRVQIVLENSENTESIFEKIAEEKISIDLINIFPEKQVFTISEMDFKKLQKLLEENNIKYSYRTNCSKVSIIGNRIRGVPGVMARVIKALSRHNIEIYQTADSHNTISCLVSQDKAEEAVRVLHDEFNL; the protein is encoded by the coding sequence GTGAAAATATTGGTACAAAAATTTGGTGGAACTTCTGTATCAACACCTGAGAGAAGAGAAATGGCTACATCAAAAGTAATTGAGGCAGTTAAAAACGGTTTTAGCGTGGTAGTAGTAGTTTCTGCAATGGGAAGAAATGGAGATCCTTATGCCACAGACACTCTAATAAACATGGTTAAATCAATAGATAGCAATATTTCAAAACGAGAATTAGATTTATTGATGAATTGTGGTGAAATAATCTCCAGTGTGACTTTTGCTGCAACCCTATCAAAGAAGGGTTATAAAGCAAAAGTATTTACCGGAGGACAAGCAGGCATTATAACAGATGATAATTTTGGCAATGCGGAAATTATAAAAGTAGAACCAACAAGACTTTTAGAAAGTTTAAAAGAGGGAATTATTCCTGTAGTAGCAGGTTTTCAAGGTATCACAGAAGAAGGAGATTTAACTACGTTAGGGCGAGGAGGCAGTGATACAACTGCTGCTCTTTTAGGTGAAGCTCTAAAAGCTTCCGCGGTAGAAATATATACAGATGTAGATGGAATAATGACAGCAGATCCTCGCATTGTTTCAAAAGCTCATATTTTGAAAAAAATAAGTTATAATGAAGTATTCCAATTTGCAGAACAAGGAGCAAAGGTAGTACATCCTAGAGCGGTAGAAATAGCAATGAGAGGTAATATACCCCTTGTTATAAAAAATACCATGTCAGACAGTCCAGGTACCATTATAACTCAATATAATGAGGCTTACGATAATATTTACGATATAGACAAATTAGTCACTGGAATTGCCAATATGGACCATAGAGTTCAAATCGTGCTAGAAAACAGTGAAAATACAGAAAGTATATTCGAAAAAATTGCAGAAGAAAAAATAAGCATTGACCTTATTAATATTTTTCCTGAAAAACAAGTTTTTACAATATCAGAGATGGATTTTAAAAAGTTACAAAAACTTCTTGAAGAAAACAATATAAAATATTCCTACAGAACTAATTGCTCAAAAGTCTCTATAATTGGTAATAGAATAAGAGGCGTTCCAGGAGTAATGGCAAGAGTAATAAAGGCATTATCAAGGCATAATATAGAAATTTATCAAACAGCTGACTCTCATAATACTATTTCTTGCCTTGTAAGTCAAGATAAAGCTGAAGAAGCAGTTAGAGTTCTACATGACGAATTTAATCTTTAA
- the truB gene encoding tRNA pseudouridine(55) synthase TruB — translation MLNILKPPGMTSHDVVDFIRKIYNIRKVGHTGTLDPDAAGILPVCVGNATKFVSYLLEQDKRYRFEITFGFTTDTLDKSGKIVKGGPVRILREEELRQVLNEFKGKIKQIPPMYSAKKIKGKKLYEYAREGKTIDIPPIEVTIYDIELVEYEPPYRVLIDVKCSKGTYVRALVRDICEKLNMPGYMSMLIRTEVGAFKIEDAYTLEEIREKKVLLQPIDKFIELPSVQLNKMEAEKILKGQFIQNRYPIETSLLKLYDNNGKFLGIGILERNKIRPKRLL, via the coding sequence ATGCTCAATATTTTAAAACCCCCTGGTATGACTTCTCACGATGTTGTAGATTTTATTAGGAAAATCTATAATATACGAAAAGTAGGGCATACAGGAACTTTAGACCCAGATGCAGCAGGAATACTGCCTGTTTGTGTAGGGAATGCCACTAAATTTGTCTCTTATCTTCTTGAGCAGGATAAAAGATATAGATTTGAAATAACTTTTGGCTTTACTACAGACACTTTGGATAAAAGCGGCAAAATTGTAAAAGGCGGACCTGTAAGGATTCTGAGGGAAGAAGAATTAAGGCAAGTCTTAAATGAATTTAAAGGGAAAATAAAACAAATTCCTCCAATGTATTCTGCAAAGAAAATAAAAGGAAAAAAGTTATACGAATATGCAAGAGAAGGAAAGACAATTGATATTCCACCTATTGAGGTTACCATATATGATATTGAATTAGTTGAATATGAACCACCTTATCGGGTATTAATAGATGTGAAATGTTCTAAAGGCACCTATGTGAGAGCTTTAGTAAGAGATATATGCGAAAAATTAAACATGCCGGGATATATGTCTATGTTGATAAGAACAGAGGTTGGTGCTTTTAAAATAGAAGATGCTTATACTCTTGAAGAAATAAGGGAAAAGAAAGTATTATTGCAGCCAATAGATAAGTTTATTGAATTACCTTCTGTACAATTAAACAAAATGGAAGCTGAAAAAATTTTAAAAGGCCAATTTATTCAAAATAGATATCCTATTGAAACTTCACTTTTGAAGTTATATGATAATAATGGTAAATTTCTCGGCATTGGGATTTTAGAGCGAAATAAAATCCGTCCAAAAAGACTTCTTTGA
- a CDS encoding polysaccharide deacetylase family protein — MKIFYIKYPKKSFWIIFSLAILLLIFLIYIITRSVSVFNSNEPIYKGDTKEKKIAFACNVAWGDEYIPKMLDIFKDNNIHITFFFEGKWAEKNPDVVKDIYQKGHEIGSHGYTHVKYTNLSRQQYEEDIKKSGEILEKITGTKPTLFAPPYGDFNDEVVKVAEQLGYKVILWSLDTIDWNNPSPQTIVDRVMTKYHNGAIVLMHPTQNTVEALPQIIKQLKEKGYKITKVSEVIVDNN; from the coding sequence ATGAAAATATTTTATATAAAATATCCTAAAAAAAGCTTTTGGATTATTTTTTCCTTAGCAATATTACTGCTCATCTTTTTAATTTACATAATTACACGCAGCGTTTCTGTTTTTAACAGCAATGAACCTATTTATAAAGGAGATACAAAGGAAAAAAAGATTGCCTTTGCTTGCAACGTCGCATGGGGAGATGAGTACATACCAAAAATGTTAGATATTTTTAAAGATAACAATATCCATATTACATTTTTTTTTGAAGGAAAATGGGCAGAAAAAAATCCTGATGTTGTAAAAGATATTTATCAAAAAGGCCATGAAATCGGAAGTCATGGATACACACATGTAAAATATACAAATTTAAGTCGGCAACAATATGAAGAAGATATTAAAAAAAGCGGTGAAATTTTAGAAAAAATTACAGGAACAAAACCTACCCTTTTTGCACCACCGTATGGTGATTTCAATGATGAAGTAGTAAAAGTAGCAGAACAATTAGGATATAAAGTTATTCTATGGAGTTTGGACACCATAGATTGGAATAATCCAAGTCCTCAAACAATTGTAGATAGAGTTATGACTAAATATCACAACGGTGCTATTGTGTTAATGCACCCTACTCAAAATACTGTGGAAGCATTGCCACAGATAATAAAACAACTTAAAGAAAAAGGTTATAAAATAACTAAAGTATCGGAAGTAATTGTAGATAACAATTAA
- a CDS encoding bifunctional riboflavin kinase/FAD synthetase, whose product MQIVYESNASKYKEAKVIALGNFDGVHIGHQELIKQAIALSKENNLASAVFTFKQHTSKILTPDKQPELITTYQKKVEILKQFNLDYGIFFDFTESFSKLTAEEFIKKILVELLNIKIAVVGHNYRFGYKALGNVDTLKKYSKVYSYKVYVVPPVIREGIVVSSSYIRELIKSGKVEEANSLLGRFFPLQGKVIHGQEIGRKLGFPTANLQISEDLVLPKAGVYVTRVKIEDKFYIAVTNVGSKPTFGGKSISVESYILDYNENLYDKYLEVEFITRIRDEIKFQNLEALKEQVFKDINYAKNFKNILQQKHYVIK is encoded by the coding sequence TTGCAGATTGTTTATGAAAGCAATGCATCAAAATACAAAGAGGCCAAAGTAATAGCTTTAGGCAATTTTGATGGAGTTCATATAGGTCACCAGGAATTAATTAAGCAAGCAATAGCTCTTTCTAAAGAGAATAACTTAGCGAGCGCTGTTTTCACTTTTAAACAGCATACTTCAAAAATTTTAACCCCTGACAAGCAACCAGAGCTTATAACTACTTATCAAAAAAAGGTAGAAATTTTAAAGCAATTTAACCTTGATTACGGAATATTTTTTGACTTTACTGAAAGTTTTTCTAAATTAACTGCTGAAGAATTTATAAAAAAAATTTTAGTAGAGCTATTAAACATTAAAATAGCAGTGGTGGGACATAATTATAGATTTGGCTACAAAGCTTTAGGGAATGTAGATACATTAAAAAAATATTCCAAAGTATATTCATATAAAGTTTATGTTGTCCCACCAGTTATAAGGGAGGGTATTGTAGTAAGCAGCAGCTATATCAGGGAATTAATAAAATCAGGTAAAGTTGAAGAGGCAAATAGTTTATTAGGACGTTTTTTTCCCTTGCAAGGAAAAGTGATTCATGGACAAGAAATTGGGCGAAAATTAGGTTTTCCTACTGCTAATCTACAAATATCAGAAGATTTGGTTTTGCCAAAAGCAGGAGTATATGTGACGCGAGTAAAAATAGAAGACAAATTTTATATAGCTGTCACAAATGTTGGCTCGAAGCCTACTTTTGGTGGCAAAAGCATTTCTGTCGAATCTTACATTTTAGATTACAATGAAAATTTATATGATAAATATTTAGAAGTTGAATTTATAACAAGAATAAGAGATGAAATTAAATTTCAAAATTTAGAAGCCTTAAAAGAACAAGTTTTTAAAGATATTAATTATGCTAAAAACTTTAAAAATATTTTACAACAGAAACATTATGTGATAAAATAA
- the rpsO gene encoding 30S ribosomal protein S15, whose protein sequence is MLDKEKKAEIINKFKLHDTDTGSPEVQIALLTERINNLNAHLQVHKKDHHSRRGLLKMVGQRRALLNYLMKTDMERYRAIIEKLDLRK, encoded by the coding sequence GTGCTGGACAAAGAAAAAAAGGCAGAAATAATCAATAAGTTCAAGCTCCACGATACTGACACAGGTTCTCCAGAAGTTCAAATTGCCCTTTTAACTGAGAGAATAAATAACTTAAATGCTCATTTGCAAGTTCATAAAAAAGACCATCATTCAAGAAGAGGTCTTCTTAAAATGGTTGGGCAAAGAAGGGCACTGTTAAATTATTTAATGAAAACAGATATGGAGAGGTATCGTGCCATTATCGAAAAATTAGATTTAAGAAAATAG
- the dut gene encoding dUTP diphosphatase produces the protein MSIILKIKKTDDAKDLPLPAYMSEGAAGMDLYANVKEEVILQPGEIKLIPTGIQIELPPNFEAQIRPRSGLALNYGITLLNTPGTIDSDYRGEIKLIVINLGKEAVKIARGQRIAQMVINQIVRPTIVEAEILSETKRDEGGFGHTGI, from the coding sequence ATGTCCATAATACTTAAGATTAAAAAAACTGATGATGCTAAAGACTTACCTTTGCCTGCTTATATGAGTGAAGGAGCCGCTGGCATGGATTTATATGCTAATGTTAAAGAGGAAGTCATATTACAACCTGGCGAAATAAAACTAATTCCAACAGGTATACAAATTGAACTTCCTCCAAATTTTGAGGCCCAAATAAGGCCAAGAAGCGGCCTAGCTTTAAACTACGGAATAACTCTTTTAAATACTCCTGGTACAATTGATTCCGATTACAGAGGAGAAATAAAATTGATAGTCATCAATTTAGGAAAAGAAGCAGTCAAAATCGCAAGGGGACAAAGAATTGCTCAAATGGTAATCAATCAAATAGTAAGACCAACAATAGTAGAGGCAGAAATCCTTTCAGAAACTAAAAGAGATGAAGGAGGATTTGGCCATACCGGTATATAA